The genomic DNA AAGCATGGTGACCACAAGGGCGAAGACGCCACCCACAATGGCATCCACGCTGCGGGTGAAAACGCCGCCGTCGGGGGCCGGCAGCAACACCACCAGCAGCGACTGCAGGGCCAGCTGCGTGGTGAAGATGACGCCGCGGTCCAGGAAGCGCGCGAGCATCACGGAGGTAAACAGCACCACGGCGGCCTGGATCAGCCCCACGCCTAGCAGCGTCAGCAGGATTTCACCGACGGTGATGCCCAGGGTGCAGCCGATTCCCACTTCCAGTACCCGGCGGGTGCGCGGTTCGCGTGAGAAACCGAGCGAGATCAGGGCCGCGGTGGCCGCGAACAGCGGACCTTCGTGGCCAAGTACATACTCGGCAAAGGCATAGGCGCCCACGGCGCAGACGGTCATCTGCAGGGCGGGAAAGACCGAATGCCGGCTTCGCTGCAGGCCCACCCGGACACGGTTCCGCAGGAAACCCCGGCTTTTGGCGAAGGAGCTGCGTTGGGGCATGGACCCAGTCTAGGGCGAGGTACCGGAACCTGTGGGCGCGGTTACTTCCGGCTGTAACCGGGATGGCGGTGACCCTGATGTTCCACGGTTCCCCCGCCCCCGTTAACTTTCCGTTCACCTTGCTTAGCCACGCTTGGGAAGGAACGTGCAGCGACTTTCGCAACAGCGGAAGCGTCCGCGCGGCCAGCCTCCCGGCGCATCCGCGCCCCACCACCCTCGAAAGGGAAAAGCGTGTTGGTTCAGAATCTCGGCCGTACCACCTCTTTGCTGTCAGTATCCGCTGTTGCCGTGCTTGCCCTGGCAGCCTGCGGCACGGACAGTGCAGCGCCCGCCTCCACTCCCGCTGCGGCTTCGGAAAGCACGGTAGCGGGCACCCTCTCGGGCGCCGGCGCCAGTTCCCAGGACTCGGCCATGCAGGCCTGGATCGCCGGTTTCGGCGAAGCCAATCCGCAGGCTGCCGTTCAGTACTCCCCGGACGGCTCCGGTGCCGGACGCGAGGCGCTGCTGGCCGGCGGGGTGCAGTTTGCCGGTTCCGACGCCTACTTGGATGAGGAAGAAGCCGCAGCCGCGGAGGAAGTCTGCGGACCGGAGGGCGCCCTGCACATCCCCGCATATATCTCTCCGATTGCCGTGGCGTTCCAGCTGGAGGGCATCAGTGAACTGAATCTCGACGCCGACACCCTGGCAGCCATCTTCCGGGGTGACATCACGGTCTGGAATGATCCGGCCATCGCCTCGCAGAATGAGGGCGTCAGCCTGCCGGATACTCCCATCACCGCGGTGCACCGCGGTGACGAATCCGGAACCACCAAGAACTTCACCGAATACCTTGCCGCCGCCGCTCCGGAGATCTGGACGGAGAAGCCCTCCGGCGAATGGCCCGCCGGACTGCCAAACGGGGAAAACGCATCCGGCACGGGCGGCGTCATTTCAACCGTGACCGCTACGGAAGGCGGGATTACCTACGCGGATGCCTCCGCCGCCGGGAATCTGGGGACCGTCCGGGTAGAGGTGGGCGGGAACTACGTGCCCGTCAGCGCCGAAGCAGCGGCACTCGCCGTCGAATCCTCCACGCCGGTCACCGGCGGGAACCGTCCGGCTGCCGACATGGCCATGCAGCTGGACCGGGACACCGCAGAATCCGGGGCCTACCCGGTGGTCCTGGTGAGCTATCACATATTCTGCACCGGCTACGAGGACCAGGAGACGGTGGATCTTGTCCGTGCCTTCGGGGACTACGTTGTCAGTGAGGAAGGACAGGCGGCAGCAGCGGAGGCAACCGGAAGCGCGCCGCTCTCCGCGGCTCTGCGTGAACGCGCTGTCGAAGCCTTGGAGACCATCAGCGTCCGGTCCTAAACGCCGCATTTATCTCCGGTTCCCCCGTTCGCGGGCGGGGGAGCCGGTCCGCCCCGCCGGGCAAAGTACCTAAACTGATAGAAAAGCCCGCAACACCGTCGAAGGGTCTGAGCATTGTCGAGCAAGTCAATAACTGGTGAGGGCGGCGCCGGCCGTGCCGGAGACAAGATTTTCTCCGGCATCACGGTGGCAGCCGGGTGCCTGATCCTCTTTGTGCTCTTCTGCGTGGCCGTGTTCCTGATGTGGCAGGCGCTGCCGACCTTCCTGGCCGACCCGTCCGACATCTCCGGAGGCGGCGGCTTCGGCAAGTACATTCTGCCGCTGGTCATCGGCACCGTCATTGCCGCGGCGATAGCACTGCTGATCGCCACCCCGGTGGGGATCGGCGTCGCGCTGTTTATCTCCCATTACGCGCCCCGCCGCCTGGCGCAGGGGCTGGGCTACCTGGTGGACCTGCTCGCGGCCATCCCCTCGGTGGTCTACGGCGCCTGGGGCATGACAGTGCTGGCCCCCGCCCTGGTGGGACCGTACAACTGGCTCGCCGAGAACGCGGGCTGGATCCCGCTGTTCTCCGGGCCCGCAAGCCAGACAGGCAAGACCATGCTCACGGCAGGCATTGTGCTCTCCGTGATGGTGCTGCCCATCATTACGTCGCTGACCCGCGAGATCTTCCTGCAGACTCCCAAACTGCATGAAGAGGCAGCCCTGGCCATGGGCGCCACCCGCTGGGAAATGATCCGGATGGCCGTGTTCCCCTTCGCCCGCCCCGGCGTGATCAGCGCAGTGATGCTGGGCCTGGGCCGTGCCCTCGGTGAGACCATGGCAGTGGCACTGGTGCTTTCCTCCGGCGGCCTGATTGCCAGCCTGATCCGCCCCGGCAACCAGACCATTGCCGCGGAGATTGCCCTGAACTTCCCTGAGGCGTTCGGGCTGCGTCTCTCCGAACTGATCGCCGCCGGACTCGTGCTGTTCCTGATCACCCTGGCAGTGAACGTCATTGCCCGCTGGATTATCAGCCGCCACAAAGAATTCTCGGGAGCCAACTGATGCTCGAATCACCCTCCGTACTGAACCGGCCCGGAGCAATGCTGACCAAGAACCGGCTGCCGCGCTACATGCCATGGGTCATCCTGGCCGTAGCGGTGGTCCTGGGTGCGGCAATCTCCGCCCTTATCGGTTTTTCCGTGGCTGCCTTCACCATTTTCACGGCGCTCATTTTCGTAATCGGCGGCACCGCCGTGACCTGGATGGTGGAGGGCCGCCGGCACGCCGTGGACCGGCTCGCCACGAACCTGGTCTACGGGGCATTCCTGCTGGCGCTGCTGCCGCTGGTCTCGGTCATCTTCACCGTCCTGGTCCGGGGCCTGCCCGGCCTCAACCCGGATTTCCTCCTCACGTCCATGGGCGGAATGACCGGCGCAGTGGACAACGCCACGGTCCAGGACGGTTCCCCGGTCCTGGGCGGTGTCTACCACGGCATTGTGGGCACCCTGCTGATCACCTTCTGGGCCACCGTGATTTCCGTACCGGTGGGATTGCTGGCCGCCGTGTACCTCGTGGAATACAGCCGCGGCGGTGCCCTCTCGCGGGCCATCACCTTCTTCGTTGACGTGATGACCGGCATCCCCTCGATCGTGGCCGGCCTGTTCGCCGCTGCCTTCTTCGGACTCGTGTTTGGTCCGGGCACCCGCACCGGCTTCGTGGCCGCCGTCGCCCTGTCGGTACTGATGATCCCGGTGGTGGTCCGCTCCACCGAGGAAATGCTGAAGATTGTTCCGAATGAACTGCGCGAGGCCTCCTATGCCCTGGGTGTGCGGAAATGGCGGACCATCCTGAAAGTGGTGGTGCCAACGGCCATTTCAGGCATTGCCTCCGGCGTAACCCTGGCTATTGCCCGCGTCATCGGCGAAACCGCCCCGCTGCTGGTGACGGCCGGTTTTGTGAACACCATCAACTTCAATGCCTTTGCCGGCTGGATGAGCACCCTGCCCACGTTCATCTACCGGCAGCTGATGAGCCCCACCTCGCCCACGAACACGGATCCCAGCACCCAGCGGGCATGGGCTGCGGCGCTGATCCTGATCCTGATGGTGATGCTGCTGAACCTGGCCGCACGCCTGATCGCCCGGATCTTCGCCCCCCGGACCTCCCGCTAAGCCCTGCCGCGACTTACCCCAAAGGAACACATGTCCAAGCGCATCGACGTCAAAGACCTGAATGTCTACTACGGCAACTTCCTTGCCGTCCAGGACGTCAATATCAACATTGAACCCCGCTCCGTCACCGCGTTCATCGGCCCGTCCGGCTGCGGCAAGTCCACCTTCCTGCGCACCCTGAACCGGATGCATGAGGTCCTGCCGGGCGCCCGGGTTGAAGGCGAAGTGCTGCTCGACGGCGAAAACCTGTACGGCCCGGGAGTGGATCCCGTGACCGTGCGCAGCCACGTCGGAATGGTTTTCCAGCGGCCCAACCCGTTCCCCACCATGTCCATCCGGGACAACGTGCTGGCAGGCGTGAAGCTGAACAACAAGCGCATTTCCAAGGCGGACGCTGATGATCTGGTGGAACGTTCCCTGACCGGCGCCAACCTGTGGAAAGAGGTCCGCGACCGGCTGGATAAGCCCGGGTCGGGGCTATCGGGTGGCCAGCAGCAGCGCCTGTGCATTGCACGCGCGATTGCCGTCTCACCCGAGGTCATCCTGATGGATGAGCCTTGCTCGGCACTGGACCCCATCTCCACCCTCGCCATCGAGGACCTC from Arthrobacter zhangbolii includes the following:
- the pstA gene encoding phosphate ABC transporter permease PstA — protein: MLESPSVLNRPGAMLTKNRLPRYMPWVILAVAVVLGAAISALIGFSVAAFTIFTALIFVIGGTAVTWMVEGRRHAVDRLATNLVYGAFLLALLPLVSVIFTVLVRGLPGLNPDFLLTSMGGMTGAVDNATVQDGSPVLGGVYHGIVGTLLITFWATVISVPVGLLAAVYLVEYSRGGALSRAITFFVDVMTGIPSIVAGLFAAAFFGLVFGPGTRTGFVAAVALSVLMIPVVVRSTEEMLKIVPNELREASYALGVRKWRTILKVVVPTAISGIASGVTLAIARVIGETAPLLVTAGFVNTINFNAFAGWMSTLPTFIYRQLMSPTSPTNTDPSTQRAWAAALILILMVMLLNLAARLIARIFAPRTSR
- the pstC gene encoding phosphate ABC transporter permease subunit PstC; the protein is MSSKSITGEGGAGRAGDKIFSGITVAAGCLILFVLFCVAVFLMWQALPTFLADPSDISGGGGFGKYILPLVIGTVIAAAIALLIATPVGIGVALFISHYAPRRLAQGLGYLVDLLAAIPSVVYGAWGMTVLAPALVGPYNWLAENAGWIPLFSGPASQTGKTMLTAGIVLSVMVLPIITSLTREIFLQTPKLHEEAALAMGATRWEMIRMAVFPFARPGVISAVMLGLGRALGETMAVALVLSSGGLIASLIRPGNQTIAAEIALNFPEAFGLRLSELIAAGLVLFLITLAVNVIARWIISRHKEFSGAN
- the pstB gene encoding phosphate ABC transporter ATP-binding protein PstB, producing MSKRIDVKDLNVYYGNFLAVQDVNINIEPRSVTAFIGPSGCGKSTFLRTLNRMHEVLPGARVEGEVLLDGENLYGPGVDPVTVRSHVGMVFQRPNPFPTMSIRDNVLAGVKLNNKRISKADADDLVERSLTGANLWKEVRDRLDKPGSGLSGGQQQRLCIARAIAVSPEVILMDEPCSALDPISTLAIEDLIEELKSDYTVVIVTHNMQQAARVSDKTAFFNIAGTGQPGRLIEYADTPVIFSNPAEKATEDYVSGRFG
- the pstS gene encoding phosphate ABC transporter substrate-binding protein PstS; the protein is MLVQNLGRTTSLLSVSAVAVLALAACGTDSAAPASTPAAASESTVAGTLSGAGASSQDSAMQAWIAGFGEANPQAAVQYSPDGSGAGREALLAGGVQFAGSDAYLDEEEAAAAEEVCGPEGALHIPAYISPIAVAFQLEGISELNLDADTLAAIFRGDITVWNDPAIASQNEGVSLPDTPITAVHRGDESGTTKNFTEYLAAAAPEIWTEKPSGEWPAGLPNGENASGTGGVISTVTATEGGITYADASAAGNLGTVRVEVGGNYVPVSAEAAALAVESSTPVTGGNRPAADMAMQLDRDTAESGAYPVVLVSYHIFCTGYEDQETVDLVRAFGDYVVSEEGQAAAAEATGSAPLSAALRERAVEALETISVRS